The following coding sequences lie in one Streptomyces sp. NBC_00510 genomic window:
- a CDS encoding caspase family protein, whose product MLTARRFTSRTTASTRERLEAAMSNVRPIGLRETHRGAVRTIQSALADLSDAYLLQAQVDGMFGARTTTAVETFQRDYGLYADGFVGKQTMTQIDTIFSGDVLRTPSGMSLHVGVNKLDPAHYGDAVAVLASCVNDAKAMQRMAENLGYSASVLADEDATVVNVAAAIRAATETLFTGDAFLLSFSGHGSQIPNSGADDEPDGMDETLCLYDRMLVDDELHQLLGEFRAGVRVFLVFDSCHSATAAKAKDQITIGRKAIKDVRIKDLGSSFKQLEVALATVPVTRQELDSDEVPAARSAEPLTDEQLSRVFADELDPDELRLAEPAEPSIQSKDIIQLFADLEADAAQAPGKLLQPWEGPYKGANRAVYDSVRNLVGPKEMTVVEAKVVSFAACLDAQTTLAGSVLSEFTSHLVTVWGDGNYAGDGEQLIARLKQLGSQNGAVPTLMTYGAGGSAIAYERPFAI is encoded by the coding sequence ATGTTGACTGCGAGGCGATTCACAAGCCGTACGACCGCAAGCACCCGTGAGCGCCTTGAGGCGGCGATGTCGAACGTCCGGCCCATCGGTCTGCGCGAGACGCACCGCGGCGCTGTCCGCACGATCCAGAGCGCGCTGGCCGACCTCAGTGACGCATACCTGTTGCAGGCCCAAGTGGACGGCATGTTCGGCGCCCGGACTACGACCGCCGTCGAGACGTTCCAGCGCGACTACGGCCTGTACGCCGACGGTTTCGTCGGCAAGCAGACGATGACCCAGATCGACACGATCTTCTCCGGTGACGTCCTGCGGACACCGTCCGGGATGAGCCTGCATGTCGGTGTGAACAAACTGGACCCGGCCCACTACGGCGACGCGGTCGCCGTGCTGGCGTCCTGCGTAAACGACGCCAAGGCTATGCAGCGGATGGCAGAGAACCTCGGCTACAGCGCGTCCGTGCTCGCCGACGAGGACGCGACGGTGGTCAACGTTGCAGCGGCGATCCGCGCGGCCACCGAGACGCTGTTCACCGGTGACGCGTTCCTGCTGTCGTTCTCCGGCCACGGCAGCCAGATCCCGAACAGCGGCGCAGACGACGAACCCGACGGCATGGACGAGACCCTCTGCCTGTACGACCGGATGCTCGTCGACGACGAACTGCACCAGCTGCTGGGCGAATTCCGCGCCGGAGTGCGGGTGTTCTTGGTCTTCGACAGCTGCCACAGCGCCACAGCAGCCAAAGCGAAGGATCAGATCACCATCGGCCGCAAGGCGATCAAGGATGTCCGGATCAAAGATCTCGGCAGTTCTTTCAAGCAACTGGAAGTCGCACTCGCCACGGTGCCGGTCACCCGACAAGAGCTCGACAGCGACGAAGTGCCCGCGGCCCGCAGTGCCGAGCCCCTGACCGACGAGCAGCTGAGCAGGGTGTTCGCCGACGAGCTCGACCCGGACGAGTTGCGGCTGGCCGAGCCGGCGGAGCCGAGCATCCAGTCGAAGGACATCATCCAGCTGTTCGCCGACCTCGAGGCGGACGCCGCGCAAGCGCCGGGCAAGCTGCTGCAGCCCTGGGAGGGGCCGTACAAGGGAGCCAACCGTGCCGTGTACGACAGCGTGCGCAACCTCGTCGGCCCGAAGGAGATGACGGTCGTCGAGGCGAAGGTAGTCAGCTTCGCGGCCTGCCTCGACGCGCAGACGACCCTCGCCGGCAGCGTTCTCAGCGAATTCACATCGCACCTGGTCACGGTGTGGGGTGACGGCAACTACGCGGGCGACGGCGAACAGCTCATCGCCCGGCTCAAGCAGCTCGGCAGCCAGAACGGTGCGGTCCCCACCCTGATGACGTACGGTGCCGGCGGTTCTGCGATCGCCTACGAACGCCCGTTCGCGATCTGA
- a CDS encoding helix-turn-helix transcriptional regulator, which yields MASEPLPAAYGAFESLGAVSWARQAATELAATRRQVLLGTNQVVDRPSPQELRVARAVGREMSNKEAARSLLVSRKTVEAHWPRVYRKLGVRPGLTRVLISGGCKDFGFDREFPEACTSRSCTDWANWRTGESAREGCTGMRLDELMGIVIDDLYAGLTGGDVELPIPQNTIINWLMPAMVLHESEFDFAVAGPFAGPSPLTLPFFKTLVDTIKGDMPGMDQAQAVAEAKAMYQGHLLGTWENWSRMVDFIPLDSPGSGSRWERKRDPSSKHKHTQVVYAQAGRTLSQTYADTLNNCEVADDQLTENELKIIERMRALLQEEVEVENFLTGEKTKEIRPSKATLAYEEYRTKYENAVIDYAARLARSQTGSAADRIEWNRSAGVYRARAKQALQEWVGRGFKNDIETAHATIDHILGTSMLLWWNRLKSDVVEIDNNVSGSFGYPFFPATVVPGSFARNPNWAVYEEQHVESRTTSTSSTRQGSATVGFSLGLFNVGAAGGGGREDFEVDMTGKSFGIKFDYTQVQIVRPAFNANWFWARGWRPKSGFELLGYPPLHSNGAEHPEGAMIAYPTAALFTRNVTVYSREVAAHVKQHADHIEGGGFVGIGPFCVGGKYGQTNNASEQSFTFDGSSVTMNGIQLMAFISTKIPKAADPSPDIKKWVGE from the coding sequence ATGGCCAGCGAGCCGCTGCCGGCTGCGTACGGGGCGTTCGAGTCGCTGGGCGCCGTCTCGTGGGCCCGGCAGGCGGCCACCGAGCTGGCCGCCACCCGGCGCCAAGTGCTTCTCGGCACGAATCAGGTGGTCGACCGGCCGTCACCGCAGGAACTGCGGGTGGCTCGGGCGGTCGGCCGCGAGATGAGCAACAAAGAGGCCGCCAGATCGCTGCTCGTGTCACGCAAGACCGTCGAGGCGCACTGGCCCCGGGTGTACCGCAAGCTCGGTGTCCGACCAGGCTTGACCCGGGTGCTGATCTCCGGCGGTTGCAAGGATTTCGGATTTGATAGGGAGTTCCCGGAAGCGTGCACCTCACGTTCGTGCACAGACTGGGCGAATTGGCGCACGGGAGAGTCGGCTCGAGAAGGGTGTACGGGCATGAGGCTGGACGAGTTGATGGGCATCGTCATCGACGATCTCTACGCTGGACTGACCGGCGGTGACGTCGAACTGCCGATCCCGCAGAACACGATCATCAACTGGTTGATGCCGGCGATGGTCCTGCACGAGTCCGAATTCGACTTCGCCGTTGCGGGCCCGTTCGCCGGTCCGTCGCCGCTGACCCTCCCCTTCTTCAAGACACTTGTCGACACGATCAAGGGAGACATGCCGGGGATGGACCAGGCGCAGGCGGTCGCGGAGGCCAAGGCCATGTACCAGGGCCACCTTCTCGGCACGTGGGAGAACTGGTCGCGCATGGTCGACTTCATCCCGCTGGACAGTCCGGGCAGCGGGTCCCGGTGGGAGCGCAAGCGCGATCCCAGTTCGAAGCACAAGCACACCCAGGTCGTCTACGCACAGGCGGGACGGACGCTGTCGCAGACCTACGCGGACACGCTGAACAACTGCGAGGTCGCCGACGACCAGCTCACCGAGAACGAACTTAAGATCATCGAGCGGATGCGCGCGCTTCTGCAGGAGGAGGTCGAGGTCGAGAACTTCCTCACAGGCGAGAAGACCAAGGAGATCCGCCCGTCCAAGGCGACCCTTGCGTACGAGGAGTACCGGACGAAGTACGAGAACGCCGTCATCGACTACGCCGCCCGGCTGGCACGTTCGCAGACCGGCAGCGCCGCCGACCGGATCGAGTGGAACCGCAGCGCAGGCGTCTACCGGGCACGGGCGAAGCAGGCCCTGCAGGAATGGGTGGGCCGGGGATTCAAGAACGACATCGAGACGGCGCACGCGACCATTGACCATATTCTCGGTACTTCGATGCTGCTTTGGTGGAACCGGCTGAAGAGCGACGTCGTTGAGATCGACAACAATGTCAGCGGCTCGTTCGGCTATCCGTTCTTCCCCGCGACGGTCGTGCCCGGCAGCTTCGCCCGCAACCCGAACTGGGCGGTCTACGAGGAGCAGCACGTCGAGTCGCGCACCACGTCGACCAGTTCCACCCGGCAGGGCAGCGCCACGGTCGGTTTCTCTCTCGGCCTCTTCAACGTTGGCGCGGCCGGCGGCGGCGGCCGCGAAGACTTCGAGGTCGACATGACCGGTAAGTCATTCGGGATCAAGTTCGACTACACCCAAGTGCAGATCGTACGGCCGGCCTTCAACGCGAACTGGTTCTGGGCGCGTGGTTGGAGGCCCAAGTCAGGCTTCGAGCTGCTCGGCTACCCGCCGTTGCACTCCAACGGCGCGGAGCATCCGGAAGGCGCGATGATCGCCTACCCGACCGCGGCGCTGTTCACCCGGAACGTGACCGTCTACAGCCGCGAGGTCGCCGCGCATGTCAAGCAGCACGCCGACCACATCGAAGGCGGCGGGTTCGTCGGCATCGGGCCGTTCTGCGTCGGCGGCAAGTACGGGCAGACGAACAACGCGAGCGAGCAGTCGTTCACGTTCGACGGCTCCTCGGTGACGATGAACGGCATCCAGCTGATGGCATTCATCAGCACCAAGATCCCGAAGGCCGCCGACCCGTCGCCCGACATCAAGAAGTGGGTCGGTGAGTGA